AAGATCAAGACCCACCATCTCTGCCCCGGTAGTTATCACTTTAGCTGGGATTCCCATCCCCAGGCGTTTTAAATCCTGAAGAGACAAGTCATTTTGAATGGGTTTAGGCTTGACCACGTAATAAATTTCAAAACCGTTTTCCTTAAACCAGGAAAGAAGCGGTAAGTCAAAAAATACTTCCCCGGCATTGTCGGTAAGAAGGAGAATTTTTTCGGCCGTATCAAGGCGCTTTTCAATCTTTGGGAGATCGTTTAAGGCAAGAGTTACCCCCTGGCGAAAAGCCTGTTCAAGCTCTTCAAGCGGACGAAAAAAATCTATGGCATTACCCAAAAGGGAAAAACACATGAGATCATCAAATTCATCTTTAAAATTTTTGCGAAGCTCTGAAGAGACTTTCTGGGCAAGGGCTATTTCTTTTTCTTTTAAAGGGCTGTAAGGATCGTCATTTCGGCAGACTTTTTTAACCCGGTGGTGAAGCTTTGAGGCGATTATTGGCGGAGGAGTATTCTCATCGTAAAGCTCATCTAGCCACATTAGGGCATACGAAAGATTTTCCTCATTTTCTCCGCAACCTAGGCTTATTGCCTGCCTGGCAAGCCTTTCCAAACACGGACGACAGTATTCTTTAATTTGCTGGTAACGCATAACCTTGTTGATATCACAAAAAAAACGTGTTTTAAATGACCAGCAAATGCTTTTTATTAAAGGAGAATATTAAAAGACAGACGTTGTTTAGGGTCCGCTCCCATTTTTCGGAGCGATAAATAGGAACGGATCCCGAAGAATTGACTAAAAAAATGTTTTTTTTAAAAGGAGGAACTTATGGCCCCAGAGAAAATAAAACTAACTGAAGATGCCAAGCTTATCGTACCCGATGAACCTATCATCCCTTATATTGAAGGCGATGGCATCGGCCCTGATATTATGAGGGCAGCAATGCCTGTGTGGAACGCTGCCGTGGAAAAGGCATATGGTGGTAAGCGCAAAGTCCACTGGAAAGAAGTTCTTGCCGGTGAAAAGGCCTTTAAAGAAACAGGGAATTACCTCCCCGAAGAAACCATCGAAGCCCTTCGCGAATACGTCGTCTCTA
The sequence above is drawn from the Thermodesulfatator atlanticus DSM 21156 genome and encodes:
- a CDS encoding damage-control phosphatase ARMT1 family protein, which codes for MRYQQIKEYCRPCLERLARQAISLGCGENEENLSYALMWLDELYDENTPPPIIASKLHHRVKKVCRNDDPYSPLKEKEIALAQKVSSELRKNFKDEFDDLMCFSLLGNAIDFFRPLEELEQAFRQGVTLALNDLPKIEKRLDTAEKILLLTDNAGEVFFDLPLLSWFKENGFEIYYVVKPKPIQNDLSLQDLKRLGMGIPAKVITTGAEMVGLDLSLASDEFRHLYHEADLVLAKGMGHFETLSVFPGREELVFMLCAKCVPVAKALEVPQNSYVILFENFS